The Setaria italica strain Yugu1 chromosome IX, Setaria_italica_v2.0, whole genome shotgun sequence genome has a window encoding:
- the LOC111258440 gene encoding uncharacterized protein LOC111258440 yields MQGSGASFILYSTPPAVVHPYATVSIKSHVPMTLAMKNSTYSKWASFFKSMCDKFGLKSHIDGTVAPPPDIFDSVDDSVLDLAINNDEQTARALCLAIEGLFHANKQFRTIFLSHDFHSMTEGDSSISEYCQRMKTLADALRDVDHPIQDSQLVLNLLRGLNPRYSNTADDIANSTASFPTFAQARDMLTLKELRLANEEKVSTTTVLLAGTSSSSSSYSCPGGCRSASGFVQTNGGGGKKWKGK; encoded by the exons ATGCAGGGCAGCGGCGCCAGCTTCATCCTCTACTCCACGCCACCGGCCGTCGTCCACCCCTACGCCACCGTCTCCATCAAGTCCCATGTCCCCATGACCCTGGCGATGAAGAACTCCACCTACTCCAAGTGGGCCTCCTTCTTCAAGTCGATGTGCGACAAATTCGGCCTCAAATCGCACATTGACGGCACGGTGGCGCCTCCTCCCGAT ATCTTCGACTCCGTAGATGACTCCgtcctcgacctcgccataaacaACGACGAGCAGACCGCCCGGGCCCTTTGTCTCGCCATTGAAGGCCTCTTCCACGCCAACAAGCAATTCCGGacgatcttcctcagccacgacttccactccatgacggAGGGGGACTCTTCCATCTCAGAGTACTGCCAGCGCATGAAGACTCTTGCTGACGCCCTCCGCGACGTCGACCACCCCATCCAGGACTCCCAACTGGTGCTtaacctcctccgcggcctcaaTCCGCGCTACTCCAACACCGCCGACGACATTGCCAACTCCACCGCCAGCTTCCCGACATTCGCTCAAGCCCGCGACATGCTCACCTTGaaggaactccgcctcgccaaCGAGGAGAaggtctccaccaccaccgtcctTCTCGCGGGGACCAgctcgtcatcttcctcctaTAGCTGCCCGGGCGGGTGCCGCTCTGCCTCTGGCTTTGTCCAgaccaacggcggcggcggcaagaagtGGAAGGGGAAGTAG
- the LOC101763526 gene encoding pleckstrin homology domain-containing family H member 3, whose translation MEVPPPGPARKRKDRDAAGPPEAAAAPSGDGGNLLLAGLLAHEFLSSGTVLGERRGPGTGRGPEAAAATGGGPARYEAVAALVLRGGARVPGVVNPAQLAAWAGSGR comes from the coding sequence ATGGAGGTCCCCCCGCCTGGTCCCGCGAGGAAGCGGAAGGACAGGGACGCCGCGGGCCCacccgaggcggcggccgcaccaagcggcgacggcggcaactTGCTCCTGGCCGGGCTCCTCGCGCACGAGTTCCTCTCGTCCGGCACCGTCCTCGGCGAGCGCCGCGGGCCCGGGACCGGGCGGGGTccggaggcggccgcggcgacgggcggggggCCCGCGCGGTACGAGGCCGTGGCCGCGCTGGTGCTGCGCGGCGGGGCCCGGGTGCCCGGGGTGGTGAACCCCGCGCAGCTCGCCGCGTGGGCCGGGAGCGGGAGGTGA
- the LOC101770411 gene encoding desumoylating isopeptidase 1 isoform X2 gives MAEVGYPVKLHIYDLSQGMARELSATILGKAIEAIWHTGVVVYGCEYYFGGGIQHGQPGRTPYGTPVRVEDLGVTHVPREVFEDFLREIGPRYTPATYSLLSHNCNNFSNEAAQFLAGAKVPSYILELPNQVMNSPVGALILPMIQGLETSLRAGAVPQPPQIRSAPAPVATATMTPPSADDVEQRSTAAADKPDEETAGNGSDNGSTAVPPAVEPAAPPAAATQVSAAPAAAVETKAAPPDPLAEAKSRVQEEIKREFAAIMAAGAARPGEAAALATRRVMERHGLQRAAVSAQRG, from the exons ATGGCAGAG GTGGGGTACCCGGTGAAGCTGCACATCTATGATCTCAGCCAGGGGATGGCCCGGGAGCTCTCGGCAACGATCCTCGGCAAGGCCATCGAGGCGATTTG GCACACCGGCGTGGTCGTCTACGGGTGCGAGTACTACTTCGGCGGCGGCATCCAGCATGGCCAGCCCGGCCGGACGCCGTACGGCACTCCCGTCCGGGTGGAGGACCTCGGCGTGACCCACGTCCCCCGGGAGGTGTTCGAGGACTTCCTCCGGGAGATCGGCCCGCGCTACACCCCGGCCACCTACAGCCTCCTCAGCCACAACTGCAACAACTTCAGCAACGAGGCCGCGCAGTtcctcgccggcgccaaggTCCCCAGCTACATCCTCGAGCTGCCGAACCAAGTGATGAACAGCCCCGTCGGCGCTCTGATAC TGCCGATGATCCAGGGGCTGGAGACGAGCTTGCGGGCCGGGGCGGTGCCGCAGCCGCCGCAAATCAGGTCGGCTCCCGCACcggtcgccaccgccaccatgacgccgccgtcggcggATGACGTCGAGCAAAGATcgactgctgctgctgataAACCGGACGAGGAGACGGCGGGCAATGGCAGTGACAATGGCAGCACGGCCGTTCCACCGGCGGTGGAGCCCgcggcgccaccggcggccGCCACTCAGGTGAGCGCGGCACCTGCGGCAGCGGTGGAGACGAAGGCGGCGCCTCCGGACCCCCTGGCGGAGGCGAAGAGCCGGGTGCAGGAGGAGATAAAGCGGGAGTTCGCGGCCATcatggcggccggcgcggcgcggcccggCGAGGCGGCCGCCCTGGCCACGCGCCGCGTCATGGAGCGGCACGGCCTGcagcgcgccgccgtctccgcgcAGCGAGGGTAG
- the LOC101770411 gene encoding uncharacterized protein LOC101770411 isoform X1, which produces MAKRRSRFAFARFGCFGGQARAKKMAEVGYPVKLHIYDLSQGMARELSATILGKAIEAIWHTGVVVYGCEYYFGGGIQHGQPGRTPYGTPVRVEDLGVTHVPREVFEDFLREIGPRYTPATYSLLSHNCNNFSNEAAQFLAGAKVPSYILELPNQVMNSPVGALILPMIQGLETSLRAGAVPQPPQIRSAPAPVATATMTPPSADDVEQRSTAAADKPDEETAGNGSDNGSTAVPPAVEPAAPPAAATQVSAAPAAAVETKAAPPDPLAEAKSRVQEEIKREFAAIMAAGAARPGEAAALATRRVMERHGLQRAAVSAQRG; this is translated from the exons aTGGCCAAGCGGCGGAGTAGATTCGCTTTTGCTAG GTTCGGCTGCTTCGGGGGGCAAGCTCGGGCGAAGAAGATGGCAGAG GTGGGGTACCCGGTGAAGCTGCACATCTATGATCTCAGCCAGGGGATGGCCCGGGAGCTCTCGGCAACGATCCTCGGCAAGGCCATCGAGGCGATTTG GCACACCGGCGTGGTCGTCTACGGGTGCGAGTACTACTTCGGCGGCGGCATCCAGCATGGCCAGCCCGGCCGGACGCCGTACGGCACTCCCGTCCGGGTGGAGGACCTCGGCGTGACCCACGTCCCCCGGGAGGTGTTCGAGGACTTCCTCCGGGAGATCGGCCCGCGCTACACCCCGGCCACCTACAGCCTCCTCAGCCACAACTGCAACAACTTCAGCAACGAGGCCGCGCAGTtcctcgccggcgccaaggTCCCCAGCTACATCCTCGAGCTGCCGAACCAAGTGATGAACAGCCCCGTCGGCGCTCTGATAC TGCCGATGATCCAGGGGCTGGAGACGAGCTTGCGGGCCGGGGCGGTGCCGCAGCCGCCGCAAATCAGGTCGGCTCCCGCACcggtcgccaccgccaccatgacgccgccgtcggcggATGACGTCGAGCAAAGATcgactgctgctgctgataAACCGGACGAGGAGACGGCGGGCAATGGCAGTGACAATGGCAGCACGGCCGTTCCACCGGCGGTGGAGCCCgcggcgccaccggcggccGCCACTCAGGTGAGCGCGGCACCTGCGGCAGCGGTGGAGACGAAGGCGGCGCCTCCGGACCCCCTGGCGGAGGCGAAGAGCCGGGTGCAGGAGGAGATAAAGCGGGAGTTCGCGGCCATcatggcggccggcgcggcgcggcccggCGAGGCGGCCGCCCTGGCCACGCGCCGCGTCATGGAGCGGCACGGCCTGcagcgcgccgccgtctccgcgcAGCGAGGGTAG